The following proteins are co-located in the Festucalex cinctus isolate MCC-2025b chromosome 15, RoL_Fcin_1.0, whole genome shotgun sequence genome:
- the egfl7 gene encoding epidermal growth factor-like protein 7 isoform X1: MIQTTFLAALLVLHAATTPSSYAHYHHGRRVCGGRDPRHQHQQHHHVVMATESYVLPLHKPYMTVCQGHRLCSTYKTVYTVAYRQVSRVASFSNFYPECCPGWRRFHSLNCNQDVDECVEQHPCAHQCINTVGSFRCSCRDGFVLAGDARSCHHLGASASTPAPPSGGTSGIIPGNVTEEVQNLRSRVELLEKKLQVALAPYSNAFPEDGTSENSATLLSHSFRQLDRIDSLSEQIGFLEERLGTCSCQEN, translated from the exons ATGATCCAAACGACGTTCCTCGCCGCCCTCCTTGTCCTCCACGCCGCAACCACGCCCTCGTCCTACGCTCACTACCACCACGG gaggagggtgtgTGGCGGCCGGGACCCCCGCCACCAGCACCAGCAGCATCACCATGTCGTCATGGCAACCGAATCGTACGTCCTGCCGCTGCACAAGCCCTACATGACCGTGTGTCAGGGCCACCGCCTCTGCAGCACCTACAA AACGGTGTACACGGTGGCATACCGCCAGGTGAGCAGAGTAGCGTCCTTCTCTAACTTCTACCCCGAATGTTGTCCGGGATGGAGACGTTTTCACTCgctcaattgtaaccaag ACGTGGACGAGTGCGTGGAGCAGCATCCGTGCGCTCATCAGTGCATCAACACGGTCGGTAGTTTCCGATGCTCGTGCCGCGACGGTTTCGTCCTGGCCGGGGACGCTCGCTCCTGCCACCATCTTGGGGCGTCCGCCTCCACTCCGGCGCCACCATCAG GTGGAACGTCGGGCATCATTCCCGGGAACGTGACGGAGGAAGTGCAGAACTTGAGGAGCAGAGTGGAGCTTCTGGAGAAA AAGCTGCAGGTGGCGCTGGCGCCCTACAGCAACGCTTTCCCAGAGGATGGCACGTCGGAGAACAGCGCCACCTTGCTGTCGCACTCCTTCCGACAGCTGGACCGCATCGACTCCTTGAGCGAGCAGATCGGATTCCTAGAGGAGCGTTTGGGAACCT GCTCCTGCCAGGAAAACTAG
- the egfl7 gene encoding epidermal growth factor-like protein 7 isoform X2: MATESYVLPLHKPYMTVCQGHRLCSTYKTVYTVAYRQVSRVASFSNFYPECCPGWRRFHSLNCNQDVDECVEQHPCAHQCINTVGSFRCSCRDGFVLAGDARSCHHLGASASTPAPPSGGTSGIIPGNVTEEVQNLRSRVELLEKKLQVALAPYSNAFPEDGTSENSATLLSHSFRQLDRIDSLSEQIGFLEERLGTCSCQEN; this comes from the exons ATGGCAACCGAATCGTACGTCCTGCCGCTGCACAAGCCCTACATGACCGTGTGTCAGGGCCACCGCCTCTGCAGCACCTACAA AACGGTGTACACGGTGGCATACCGCCAGGTGAGCAGAGTAGCGTCCTTCTCTAACTTCTACCCCGAATGTTGTCCGGGATGGAGACGTTTTCACTCgctcaattgtaaccaag ACGTGGACGAGTGCGTGGAGCAGCATCCGTGCGCTCATCAGTGCATCAACACGGTCGGTAGTTTCCGATGCTCGTGCCGCGACGGTTTCGTCCTGGCCGGGGACGCTCGCTCCTGCCACCATCTTGGGGCGTCCGCCTCCACTCCGGCGCCACCATCAG GTGGAACGTCGGGCATCATTCCCGGGAACGTGACGGAGGAAGTGCAGAACTTGAGGAGCAGAGTGGAGCTTCTGGAGAAA AAGCTGCAGGTGGCGCTGGCGCCCTACAGCAACGCTTTCCCAGAGGATGGCACGTCGGAGAACAGCGCCACCTTGCTGTCGCACTCCTTCCGACAGCTGGACCGCATCGACTCCTTGAGCGAGCAGATCGGATTCCTAGAGGAGCGTTTGGGAACCT GCTCCTGCCAGGAAAACTAG